GACAGCACCCCCCTTGCCGGTCAGGTTGCGCTGGTCACCGGAGCCAGCCGGGGCATCGGGGCCTCCATTGCCCGCGAGCTCGCGCAAGCCGGGGCGAAGGTGGTCGTGAACTACGCCAGCTCCCCCGCTGCCGCTGAAGCGGTTGTGGCTGAGATTCAAGCCGCAGGCGGCCAGGCCTGGGCCCACCAGGCCAACGTGGCGGAGGAAGACCAGGTGGAGGCCATGGTGAAGGCCGTCCTCGAGAAGGAAGGCCGCCTGGACGTCCTGGTGAACAACGCCGGCATCACCCGTGATGGCCTGCTGATGCGCATGAAGAGCGCCGATTGGCAGAGCGTGATCGACCTGAACCTCAGCGGCGTCTTCCTCTGCACCCGGGCCGTGAGCCGGGCCATGTTGAAGGCTCGCAACGGTCGCATCATCAACATCACCTCGGTGGTGGGCCTGATGGGCAACCCCGGCCAGGCCAACTACAGCGCCGCCAAAGCCGGCGTGATTGGCCTGACGCGCAGCAGCGCCGCTGAATTCGCCAGCCGCGGCGTGACCGTGAATGCGGTGGCTCCGGGCTTCATCGAGAGCGACATGACCGCGGAACTCGACAAGGAGCCGATCCTCAAGGCCATTCCCCTGGGCCGGATGGGCCAACCCAGCGAAGTCGCCAGCGCCGTGCGCTTCCTGGCGGCCGACCCCGCCGCGGCCTACATGACCGGCCAGGTCCTGCAGGTGGATGGCGGCATGGTGATGCGCTGAGCCCTACCCCTCAACCGGTTGGGTGAGCTCTTCCCGCAACCGCCGGATGCGCTGCAACAGGCGCAAACGGCGGCTGCGGGCCGTCGCCGTCAGAAAGATGCGCAGGGGGACATAGATCAGGGCCATCCCGAGGCCTAAGCCGGCCACGATCAGGAAGGCCATCACATTGCTGCCGGCCGTCGGATCGGCCAGGGCCTCACTCAAGGGCCCATTCAGGCCCTCGGCCAGGGCGTCGCTGATGCTGTCCTCCATCGGCGAAACCCTATCGAGCCGAACCGGTCAGCGACAGGGTTGGGGCCTGATCCATTCGGCTTTCCCCACAAGCCAATGGCCACCTCCCCATGGGAGCCTGAGGCCACTACAGCGCGATCAGCCTCCGCGATGGCCAAGCTGCTCTCCTTCTCCGATGAATCCCGCGCCTATCTCGAGCGCGGCGTGAACGCCCTCGCCGATGCGGTGAAGGTCACCATCGGTCCTAAGGGCCGCAACGTGGTGCTCGAGAAAAAGTTCGGCGCCCCCGATGTGGTCAACGACGGCGTGACCATCGCCCGGGACATCGAACTCGAAGACCCCTTCGAGAATCTGGGCGCCAAACTGCTCCTGCAGGTCGCCACCAAGACCAAGGACAAGGCCGGTGACGGCACGACGACCGCCACGGTCCTCGCCCAGGCCATGACCCGCGAAGGTCTACGCAACGTGGCCGCTGGTGCCAGCCCCGTGGGCCTGCGCCGCGGCATGGAAAAAGCCACCGCTCAGGTCGTGGCGGGCATCCAAGAGCGCTCCACCCCCGTCGCGGGTGACTCCATCCGCCAAGTGGCCACCGTCAGCTCCGGTGGCGATGAGGAAGTGGGCCGGATGGTCAGCGAGGCAATGGACAAGGTGAGCGTCGATGGCGTCATCACCGTGGAAGAGAGCAAGAGCCTGGCCACCGAACTGGAGGTCACCGAAGGCATGGCCTTCGATCGGGGCTACAGCTCCCCCTATTTCGTGACCGACAACGACCGTCGCGTTTGCGAATTCGACGATGCACTGCTCCTGGTCACCGACCGCAAGATCAGCGCGATCAACGACCTGGTGCCCGTTCTCGAGGCCGTCTCGAAAGCCGGCAAGCCGCTGGTGATCCTCTCCGAGGAAGTCGAGGGTGAGGCCCTGGCCACCCTGGTGGTCAACAAGAACCGCGGCGTCCTCCAGGTGGCCGCCGTCCGCGCCCCTGGCTTTGGCGATCGCCGCAAGGCCCAGCTCCAGGACATCGCCATCCTGACCGGCGCCAACCTGATCAGCGAAGACCGCGCCATGGCGCTGGATCAAGTGGGCTTGGAGGATCTCGGCAGCGCGCGCCGGATCACGATCAGCAAGGACGACACCACGATCGTGGCCAGTGACGCCCACCAGGCCGCCGTGCGCGACCGGGTGTCGGCGATCAAGCGCGAGCTGGAGAACACCGAGTCGGAGTACGACCGCGAGAAGCTGACCGAGCGCATCGCCAAGCTGGCCGGTGGCGTTGCGGTGATCAAAGTGGGCGCTCCCACCGAAACCGAACTGCGCAACCGCAAACTTCGCATCGAAGATGCCCTGAACGCCACCCGCGCCGCGGTGGAAGAGGGGATCGTGGCCGGCGGTGGCAGCACCCTGGTTCAGCTCGCCGCCAACCTGGACGGCCTCGCCGCCCAACTGGATGGGGATGAGCGCACCGGCGTTCAGATCGTGCAGCGCGCCCTCTCCGCTCCTCTGCACCAGATCGCAGCCAACGCTGGTTACGACCCCAACGTGGTCGCAGATCAAGTCGCCAGCAGCAGCAACGGCTTCAATGCCGCCACCGGTAGCTACGAGAACCTGCTGACCGCGGGCATTCTCGATGCCGCCAAGGTGGTCCGCCTGGCCCTGCAGGACGCTGTCTCCATCGCCTCCCTGCTGCTCACCACCGAAGCGGTGATCGCCGACAAACCCGAACCTGCCGCTGCTGCCGCCCCCGGTGGCGGTGGCATGGATCCCATGGGTGGCATGGGCGGAATGGGTGGTATGGGCGGCATGGGCATGCCCGGCATGATGTGATCCCGGACTACATCGTCCGAATCAAGCGGGCGTGAATCCGGCAGACGGCAAGGGCTTCCCTGGGCGGATTGCTGCAGAGGAGGCCCAGCTCCCTGTTCAGCGCTTCAAGCTCAGCAAAGGGGAGCCCCGTCATGGGCGTGGCCAAAAGCGTCGCGCCCAACGCCACAGAGAACAACGGCAGCGCGCGCGGGAAGTCCATCAGTTTTCCTCCCACATGAGACAACCGAGACAAACCTAGTTTGCTCACGGCTTGTGCCAAGGCCTGCTCCTTCAGAAAGCTTTTTGGCGCCTAGGCCCCCAGGGCCCGCTGGTAGGCCGCCAACTGCAGGTCCACTCCGGTGATAGCCGTGCCCACAACGACAGCGTCGGCTCCGCCATCGATGGCCTGTCGGGCCTGCTGCGCCGAAGCGATTCCCCCCTCACAAATCAGCAGCACCTCGGCTGGCAGCTGCTCCCGAAGAGATCCCAAAAGAGGCCAGGCCGGGGGCTGAAGCGACGCGGTGCCCTCGGTGTAGCCATAGAGGGTTGTCCCCACCCAATCGCAACCCCATTGAGCGGCGCGAAGGCCGTTCTCCAGGCTGTCGACATCGGCCATCAAGCACGCACCCACCTCTTGCTTGGCGCGCTGCAGCAACGCAGGCAACTGGGCACCGCCTGGGCGATCCCGTTCTGTCGCATCGAGGGCAATCACATCGGCCCCAGCGGCCCAGACCGCCTGGATCTCCGTCCAGCCTGGGGTGATGTAGACGGAACTCTCCGGAAACGTGCGCTTCCACAGCCCAATGATCAAGGCTTTGGGGCAACGACGACGTACAGCCCCGATGTGCTCGGGGCTCTCCAAGCGAACGCCCACCGCGCCGTTGTTCAGGCTCGCCTCCGCCATGGCGGCGATCACCTGCGGATCGCGCATCGGGGACCCCTCCGGAGCTTGAACCGAAACGATCAGCCCTCCCCTCAGCCTGGAGGGATCAGGCAGCACGGGACTCTCCGGCGCTCGGCAGCCAAGAGCGCAACTCGGCGAGGGCCGGATGACTCGGTGCAGGAGCAGGTCGGGAAGCGGCGGGACGCGGGCGGATGGAGCGTTTCACCGCCTCCTGGGGCATCGGGAGAGGCGCCGGCGGAGCAATGGCAGGGGCAGGGTCTGCGGCCACGACGGGCTCTGGGGCTGGTTCCGCCATGGGCTCAGGCGCGAGCTCCTCTGGGGTGGGCTCACTCTCCGCAACAACAGGCTCAGCGATGACCGCGGGCTCAGGGGCTGAATCCGCTTCTTCGAGCTCCTGAGCCCCCAAACGCCACCAACTCAGGCCCTCGGGATCCTCCCGCTCTAGCTCTTGCAGCAACGGCTCGAGACCATCGACGCCGTGGCGATGGACCCATTGCCCAACCAACCCATCCACTCCAGCTCGGTCTCGCTTGGAGAGGGCCTGCCGCAGGGAGAGGACATGGGCCTGGCGTCGGGCCTGGGGAGAAGGAGGTGGGGAAGGGCGCTGGGCCACGATCGCGTCCGGAAAAGATCAGGCGAGCTTGCGATCCAACAACGGGCGGATCAGCAGGAACAAACCCACCGCCAGGGCGGCCAGAACCCCCAAACAGGCTGCAGCCGTCAAATCCCCATAGGGGGCATGCAAAACCACAGCAGAAAGGGAGAAGTGACCGGCGTAGGCGGCGCGAATCGGCTCAATCGCGAAGGTAAGGGGATTTACGGCCGCTAGCCAGCCCAACCAGGCCGGCATAAAGGAAATCGGGGCCAGAGCCGTACTGGCAAACAGCAGGGGCAAGTTGGCCACAAAGATCACGGCAATCAGCTCGATGTGCCCCGGCAGCGCAAAGGCCAAGCCCAAACTCAGGCCCGTGACGGCAAAGACCAACAAGAGCAAGGTCAGCAGCACCAGCAGCAAGCCACCGCCGCCGGGCCAGCCGTACCCCAACACCCAGGCTGTGGCCATGATCGCGACGCTCTGCACCAGGCTGAGCGCGGTGATGTAGAGCACCGAGGCCAAGACAATCGAGCTGCGGGAACGCAAGGGGGCCACCAGCAGGCGATTGAGGAAGCCGAACTCGCGGTCGAACATCACCGGCAGGCCGGCATTGAGGGCCGCACTGAAGGCCGTGAAGACGATCACACCGGCCCCAAGGAAGCGTCCGTAGCTCATGCCCTCGGGCAGAAGTCCTTCGGGGGCATTCGCAAAGAGGGCGCCGAAGAGAACCAACCAAATCAAGGGCTGCAGGACCCCAGC
This DNA window, taken from Synechococcus sp. LTW-R, encodes the following:
- the fabG gene encoding 3-oxoacyl-[acyl-carrier-protein] reductase → MADSTPLAGQVALVTGASRGIGASIARELAQAGAKVVVNYASSPAAAEAVVAEIQAAGGQAWAHQANVAEEDQVEAMVKAVLEKEGRLDVLVNNAGITRDGLLMRMKSADWQSVIDLNLSGVFLCTRAVSRAMLKARNGRIINITSVVGLMGNPGQANYSAAKAGVIGLTRSSAAEFASRGVTVNAVAPGFIESDMTAELDKEPILKAIPLGRMGQPSEVASAVRFLAADPAAAYMTGQVLQVDGGMVMR
- the groL gene encoding chaperonin GroEL (60 kDa chaperone family; promotes refolding of misfolded polypeptides especially under stressful conditions; forms two stacked rings of heptamers to form a barrel-shaped 14mer; ends can be capped by GroES; misfolded proteins enter the barrel where they are refolded when GroES binds), which codes for MAKLLSFSDESRAYLERGVNALADAVKVTIGPKGRNVVLEKKFGAPDVVNDGVTIARDIELEDPFENLGAKLLLQVATKTKDKAGDGTTTATVLAQAMTREGLRNVAAGASPVGLRRGMEKATAQVVAGIQERSTPVAGDSIRQVATVSSGGDEEVGRMVSEAMDKVSVDGVITVEESKSLATELEVTEGMAFDRGYSSPYFVTDNDRRVCEFDDALLLVTDRKISAINDLVPVLEAVSKAGKPLVILSEEVEGEALATLVVNKNRGVLQVAAVRAPGFGDRRKAQLQDIAILTGANLISEDRAMALDQVGLEDLGSARRITISKDDTTIVASDAHQAAVRDRVSAIKRELENTESEYDREKLTERIAKLAGGVAVIKVGAPTETELRNRKLRIEDALNATRAAVEEGIVAGGGSTLVQLAANLDGLAAQLDGDERTGVQIVQRALSAPLHQIAANAGYDPNVVADQVASSSNGFNAATGSYENLLTAGILDAAKVVRLALQDAVSIASLLLTTEAVIADKPEPAAAAAPGGGGMDPMGGMGGMGGMGGMGMPGMM
- a CDS encoding N-acetylmannosamine-6-phosphate 2-epimerase, with the translated sequence MLPDPSRLRGGLIVSVQAPEGSPMRDPQVIAAMAEASLNNGAVGVRLESPEHIGAVRRRCPKALIIGLWKRTFPESSVYITPGWTEIQAVWAAGADVIALDATERDRPGGAQLPALLQRAKQEVGACLMADVDSLENGLRAAQWGCDWVGTTLYGYTEGTASLQPPAWPLLGSLREQLPAEVLLICEGGIASAQQARQAIDGGADAVVVGTAITGVDLQLAAYQRALGA
- a CDS encoding ABC transporter permease; the encoded protein is MTSASSSLLSPAPSANAQRSALADLTQETLALTRRLFLQLARRPSTLVAGVLQPLIWLVLFGALFANAPEGLLPEGMSYGRFLGAGVIVFTAFSAALNAGLPVMFDREFGFLNRLLVAPLRSRSSIVLASVLYITALSLVQSVAIMATAWVLGYGWPGGGGLLLVLLTLLLLVFAVTGLSLGLAFALPGHIELIAVIFVANLPLLFASTALAPISFMPAWLGWLAAVNPLTFAIEPIRAAYAGHFSLSAVVLHAPYGDLTAAACLGVLAALAVGLFLLIRPLLDRKLA